The genomic window TTGCCAGGGAAGAAGGGCTGAAACCGCAGGACGATGCCAACCTCCGCGCCTTCTATCAGGAATGGGGTCGGTGCCTTGGACGCGCGCCGAATGATCCGTTCAGGCACGGTAATGTGGATACCGATGTTTCTCATTCAATAAAGGAGATCACCAATGTCTGACGTCGCAAGCCAACTCTTCGAGCGTGAAGCGATACGCGAGCTGATTGCGCGCGTGGGGCGGCTGCTTGACACTAAGGATTTTGCTGCCGTCATCGCTTCCTTTGCAGAACCGGGGAGCTATGTGTTGCGCGCATACAGTCCCGAGATTGGCAAGGAAATGATTTGGATGTCGGTTAAACGCGCCGAGCTTCTACGCCTGTTGAAGGAGTCGGCGGAACATGTGCATGACCTGGCCGACCGGACGCATCAGATCACTGTGGATCAAATCAGCCTCGAAAAAGGCGAGGCATTGGCGCGGTCGACCTTTTCAGTGTTCCGTACTGACATGAAGGGACAGAGCGACCTGTTCGCCGTGGGCCACTATGAGGATCGGCTCGTGAAAAACGGAGACACCTGGCTCATCGACAGCCGGACAGTACGGCTCCATACGCGCATGTTCACAGTGCCAACCCCCTTGCCGCTTTAACGAGATAACTGATGAATACGCAACCGATCAAGCTATGTGCCAGGACCGACATTCCGGAGGGTGAGATGATCGAAATGTCCGTCCCGGGCACTGACAACAGCCTGCTCTTGGTCTCTACCAAAGGAGCAATCCGTGCCTTCCAGAACAAGTGTCCACATATGGACATCCCGCTTTGCCAAGGCGCCTTTGATGGTGAAGTAATCACTTGTACAGAACATCTTTGGCAGTTCGACGCACAGACGGGCGCCGGGATTGAACCCGAGGACGCAAAACTGCAACAGTATCCTGTGAGCGTCATCGGCGACGAGGTGTTCGTCGAACTCCCGGAAGCGGCCGAGTAATTGCCTGGTCTTGCCGGATAGAACCAGCAAGACCAGGCAATAAAGGCGGATATCGCCCATTTCTTTCCGCACTAGTGGAATCCTCATCACCAACTGCCGGACTCTCGACTAATGACCATGCCTCATCGAATCCATTTTGACGCCGCCAACGGCTTCGACGCTGCAACGGACGAACCGCTCCTGATTTCAGGCCTGCGGGCAGGCTATGCGCTTCCGTATGAATGCGCGACAGGAACTTGTGGCTCATGCCGTACCCAGATCATTGAAGGTGCTGTCGTCGTCCGCTGGCCGGATGCGCCCGGGCTGCCCGAGACAAAGCGCCAAGAGGGCCATGTGCTCCTGTGCCAGGCATTACCACAGAGTGACTGTAGATTGCCGGACGCGTTATGTAAATCGCGGGACGCGAGTCTACCCCCGGTCCGCATCGTGAAGGGCCGGGCAAGCGCGGAAACTGAGACGAGCGATATCGCACGCGTGATGGTTCAACTCGACGAGCCGATTACTTTCCTCGCCGGCCAATACGCATTGTTTGAAGTGCCCGGCGTCACAGGATATCGCGCCTACTCGATGGCAAACACCGGCAATACGCTGACCTCCACTCTCGAGTTCTATATCCGCCGCGTCCCGGGTGGCGTGTCATCGCCAATTCTGCTCGGGGCGCGCGACATCCCCTTGCGCCTGGTGGTGCCGGTGGGTCACGCATTCATCGATGCGACCGCACAGCGCGATATACTCTGCGTCGCCGGCGGTACCGGCCTCGCGCCTATCCTGTCGATTGCGCGCGATGCGCTATCCCGCGGCCTGCTTCGCAAGCAGCGTCTGGATATTTTTATCGGAGTAAGGACGCCCGCCGACATTTTCGCGACCGCGTCCCTCCAAGAGCTCATTGAGGCGGCTGGAGGGGCGGTGCGAGTTACCTGGGCCATTTCGGAAGCGGGCGAGTTCGCGGATTGGAAAGGCGAACGCGGCTATGTACATGAGGTGGTCGCCCGCAGTGCGGGAGACCTTTCTGCGCGCCAGGTCTATATGGGGGGGCCGCCCGCCATGATTGATGCCATGGTACGTTTGCTGCTCAAGTCACGGGTTAAGCGATCCCAGATTCGCTTCGACAAATTCGCTTAATCCTCACGGATCAGATGATGGGACAAGCATATGGAACAGGACAGCAAGGGCCAGGCAAAGGGCGCCCTCATGAAGTCGCTTGACAATGCATTGACGCTTCTTGAGCAATTTACCCCCGAGGCGCCGGCATTCGGGATCACGGAGCTCGCGACAAGGCTCGGCCTCAACAAAGCGACCGTTTTCAATATGCTCAAGACACTTGAAGCACACAGCCTGGTCGAGCAGCTTTCCGACACCAAGAAATATACCCTTGGTCACGGCATCATCGTGCTTGCGGGCACCAAACTGGCCCAAAGCGAGCTGTCCCATGTGGCAAGACCTCATCTGGCCCGGCTTTCCCATGAGACAAACGAAACAACCCATTTGGCGATCCTCCATCGCAACGAACTGCTCTACCTCGAAAAGATCGAGAGCAGCCAGCCGGTGCGCGTGGCGGCGCGCATAGGAGGAAGGGCGCCGCTGCATTGCACGGCAAACGGAAAGGTCCTGCTCGCCTTTCAGCCTAATGAAGTGATCGAAGAAGCGCTGCGCGCGCCCCGAGCCCGATACACGGAAAATACGATCGTCGACCCGGCCGTGCTTCGCAGTCAGCTTGCCGAGATCCGACAAGCCGGCTACTGCATCGAACGGGAAGAATTCATTGCCGACATCCGGGGCATCGCGGCGCCGGTCTTCGACTTCAACGGCACGGTTATTGCGGCAATTGCCGTCGTCGGACCGTCCGCACGGATTACAGAAGGGCAGATCGAAGCGCTTGTGCCACTCACCTTGCGAACAGCAGAATCGATTTCCCGTAGCCTTGGCCATAAACCGTATAAAGACGCTTGAAAGCGGATCTCGGACAGGACCTGCGTCACCGGCAGAGTCAGACCACGCGATTGATGGCGGCGACTTGCATCAGTCCCGTTTCGCTGGAGATGCCGGGGATTGCGCCGGCAGCCGCGCGTGAGTGTCGTGACTACCGGCATTCTGTTTATTTCATTAAGGCTTTAGCTTCTTCGAGCAGTTTTTTCCCGTCATAGCCTTTAGCAGTCACGTCCTTCACCCATTCGGCCACGACACCTTCAGAAGCCGCTTGCCAGCGTTGAACTTCCGCAGCCGGCACTGTGTAGAAGATATTCTTGCGATCCGCGGCGATCTTGCGTCCGGGCAGCCCGGACTCGGCGAACACCCTTCCTACCCAAGCCGACGCCTCGGGCCCGCTGTTTGCGTCGATAACCTTTTTCAAGTCGGGCGGCAGGCTGTTATACTTGGCCGGGTTCATTGCAAAGATGAATACCGAGTTTGAGATCTGGCCCGACGATGGATCCAGTTCGGTGTGGAACTGTGCGATTTCCTCCAACTTCAACGCGGGCGAAACTTCCCATGGGATCAACGCGCCATCAATCACTCCTTTGGCCAGTGATTCGGGGGTCTGCGGCAGCGGCATTGGCACTGGTGTCGCCCCGAGCGCTGTGAGCATCTTGGTCGACTGGCGTGTCGCCGCACGCACCTTGGCGCCCCTGAAGTCTTCGAGTGATTTGATTTGTTTCCTGGCTGTATGCAGCAAATTGCCGTCGTGCAGATGGAACAGGATCGGCTTCACGCCCTTGAATTCCTGCATCGCATTCTTCGTTGCGTAATGCCACAATGCCCGGCTGCCTTTTTCGGTTGACGTCACGATGAACGGCAACTCGAATGCTTCGGATACCGTGAAGCGCCCCGCCTGGTAGCCCGGCACCGTCCAGATGATGTCGGCTACGCCATCCTTGGCCTGGTCAAATAACTGTGCAGGTGTGCCACCGAGCTGCATCGCTGGGTAAATCTGACACTTCATCCTGTTGTTCGATTCCTTGGCGATCTTGTCGCACCATGGAACGATGAACTTCGCATGCGCAGTGGAGCTGGGCGGCAGGAAGTGATGCACTTTCAACGTCACCACGTCTTGAGCAATGGCCGTACCTGCCGTGAGGGCAAGCAACGAGATCTGCAGCACCGCTTTAAATATGGAAGCCAGGGTCAGATTCATATTCATCTCCAGAAGTTTGGTTTTTAGTTATAAGATCGAAGAAGCGCCTCCGGTTAGTTACCGAAAGTGCGCACAAGGTACAGCGTAATAATCGGAAAGAACACCAAAAGCAGGATGCGCAGAAGGTCGGAGACTAGGAATGGCATCACGCCCTTGAAAGTCTCCTTCAGTGGCACATCCTTGGCCAGGCTGTTAATGATGTAAATATTCATCCCGACCGGCGGATGCACCAGCCCGATCTCGACCACCATCAATGCAAGGATACCGAACCAGATCGACTTGTCGCCCTGCGACATACCCCAGAAGTCAAGGCCCATAACAACTGGGTAGAAGATTGGGATGGTCAGCAGGATCATTGCCAGCGAGTCCATCACGCAGCCGAGAAAAATATAG from Burkholderiaceae bacterium includes these protein-coding regions:
- a CDS encoding nuclear transport factor 2 family protein, giving the protein MSDVASQLFEREAIRELIARVGRLLDTKDFAAVIASFAEPGSYVLRAYSPEIGKEMIWMSVKRAELLRLLKESAEHVHDLADRTHQITVDQISLEKGEALARSTFSVFRTDMKGQSDLFAVGHYEDRLVKNGDTWLIDSRTVRLHTRMFTVPTPLPL
- a CDS encoding TRAP transporter substrate-binding protein, which produces MNLTLASIFKAVLQISLLALTAGTAIAQDVVTLKVHHFLPPSSTAHAKFIVPWCDKIAKESNNRMKCQIYPAMQLGGTPAQLFDQAKDGVADIIWTVPGYQAGRFTVSEAFELPFIVTSTEKGSRALWHYATKNAMQEFKGVKPILFHLHDGNLLHTARKQIKSLEDFRGAKVRAATRQSTKMLTALGATPVPMPLPQTPESLAKGVIDGALIPWEVSPALKLEEIAQFHTELDPSSGQISNSVFIFAMNPAKYNSLPPDLKKVIDANSGPEASAWVGRVFAESGLPGRKIAADRKNIFYTVPAAEVQRWQAASEGVVAEWVKDVTAKGYDGKKLLEEAKALMK
- a CDS encoding IclR family transcriptional regulator — encoded protein: MEQDSKGQAKGALMKSLDNALTLLEQFTPEAPAFGITELATRLGLNKATVFNMLKTLEAHSLVEQLSDTKKYTLGHGIIVLAGTKLAQSELSHVARPHLARLSHETNETTHLAILHRNELLYLEKIESSQPVRVAARIGGRAPLHCTANGKVLLAFQPNEVIEEALRAPRARYTENTIVDPAVLRSQLAEIRQAGYCIEREEFIADIRGIAAPVFDFNGTVIAAIAVVGPSARITEGQIEALVPLTLRTAESISRSLGHKPYKDA
- a CDS encoding 2Fe-2S iron-sulfur cluster binding domain-containing protein, whose translation is MTMPHRIHFDAANGFDAATDEPLLISGLRAGYALPYECATGTCGSCRTQIIEGAVVVRWPDAPGLPETKRQEGHVLLCQALPQSDCRLPDALCKSRDASLPPVRIVKGRASAETETSDIARVMVQLDEPITFLAGQYALFEVPGVTGYRAYSMANTGNTLTSTLEFYIRRVPGGVSSPILLGARDIPLRLVVPVGHAFIDATAQRDILCVAGGTGLAPILSIARDALSRGLLRKQRLDIFIGVRTPADIFATASLQELIEAAGGAVRVTWAISEAGEFADWKGERGYVHEVVARSAGDLSARQVYMGGPPAMIDAMVRLLLKSRVKRSQIRFDKFA
- a CDS encoding Rieske 2Fe-2S domain-containing protein; translated protein: MNTQPIKLCARTDIPEGEMIEMSVPGTDNSLLLVSTKGAIRAFQNKCPHMDIPLCQGAFDGEVITCTEHLWQFDAQTGAGIEPEDAKLQQYPVSVIGDEVFVELPEAAE